The stretch of DNA GTTCACGCCGGCAGAAGGAGAACGCAAGAAAAGCGTGCAGGAAACTCCCAAAGGCCCTCTCGTATGGAAGGTACATCCTGATAACCGTCTTGAGCCCGTAGCCGTCAAACTTGGGATCGCAAACAGTCAACACGCAGAACTCCTCAAGGGCAACATTGCGGAAGGAGACCTCCTGGCAACAGAAACGCTTTCTACGGGAAAAAAGTCTGAAGCGAACAAGTCTCCGCAGTTCAGGCCCTTCTAAGAAGACGTATGACGGCGCTGATCGATACCCGAAACCTGACCAAGATATATCGCTTAGGCGATATAGCCGTTAAGGCGTTGGACAATGTCAGCCTTTCCATCGACGCTGCAGAGTTCACGGCCATCATGGGGCACTCTGGATCCGGTAAATCAACCTTCATGAATATCCTAGGGTGCCTGGATCGGCCCACAAGCGGTCAATACCTGCTGGAAGGGGAAGACGTCAGCAACCTTTCCACGAAACAGCTGGCTACCATTCGCAATCGCCGGATAGGTTTTGTCTTCCAGGGGTTTAACCTTCTGCGTCGCACCTCTGCACTGGAAAACGTAGAACTCCCTCTTATCTACAGCAACATTCCGGCAAAGGAACGCCGCATGAAATCTCTTGAGGCCCTGGAAATCGTAGGTCTTTCCGGGCACGAACACCACCATTCCAACCAGTTGTCCGGCGGCCAGCAGCAGCGGGTAGCAATCGCCCGGGCCCTCGTCAATAACCCTTCCATTATCATGGCCGATGAGCCTACGGGAAATCTTGATACCCGGACCAGTGTTGAAATAATGGGGGTCTTCCGGCAGCTGAACAGTGAACAGGGGATCACAGTTATTATAGTAACTCATGAACCGGACATCGCTGCCTTTACGCGGAGGCATATAGTATTCAGAGATGGACGGATTATAGAAGACAGACCAAATGAACCCAGAATAGGGAGTTAACTCGTAACCCAAAATATGTTTATCTCAACCAGTCTGAGAATTGCCTTGAATGCCCTCAAGGCCAACAAAATGCGGTCGCTGCTCACCATGCTTGGCATCATCATCGGCGTGGCCGCAGTCGTGGTAATGGTGGCCATCGGTTCCGGCGCCAGCGCCAAAATTACTGCTCAGATTGAAAGCGTAGGGTCTAATTTGCTCATCGTCATTCCGGGGACTACAACGGCCGGCGGCGTGCGTATGGGGGCCGGCACGGTTTCCACCTTGACCCTGGCCGACTCAGAGGCAATCGTCCATAACTGTCCGAGCGTAGCCCGGGTAGCGCCTGTTTGGGGTGGAGTAGCCCAGACCGTTTACGGCAACCAGAACTGGAGTACAGGAGTCACCGGGACGACACTTTCAATGTTCGCAATCAGGGATTGGACGTTGACAGCAGGCCGCTTTTTTACGGAGCAAGAGACAAAAGCAGCGGCAAAGGTGGCTCTTCTTGGACAGACCGTGGTGAACAATCTTTTCGGTGGCGCCGATCCCATAGGCGAGATAGTACGGATCAAAAAGATGCCGATGCAGGTCATTGGGGTCCTCGCAGTCAAGGGGCAGTCCCCTCGCGGCGATGACCAGGACGATGCTATCTATGTTCCCATCACCACCGCGCAGAAAAGACTGTTCGGGACTCATATCCCGGGCACAGTCCGCGTCATAATGGTCCAGGCTAAGGATATGAACGTGATGGCCAAAACCGAAAAAGAAATCACGGACCTGCTGGACCAACGACACCGGATCGTAAAGGACGCGGACCGGGATTTCACGGTGCGCAATCTCTCTGAAATCCTGGCCGCAGCCCAGGCCGCATACAAAACTATGTCGCTCCTTTTGGGGTCTATCGCCCTGGTTTCGCTCGTAGTCGGTGGTATCGGTATCATGAATATCATGCTGGTGTCAGTGACTGAACGCACCAGGGAAATCGGTATTCGTATGGCGGTGGGGGCACAGGAAAGCGATATCCTGACCCAGTTCTTGATTGAATCCCTGGTTCTGAGTCTTCTCGGGGGGTTAATCGGTGTCATCCTCGGATTGACCGGAGCTGAGATCATGGCTGCCATGTCGGACTGGCCGGTGCTCATTTCATGGCAGGCTTTGCTCCTGGCTTTCGCGTTTTCTGCGATGGTCGGGATCTTTTTTGGGTTCTATCCGGCCCGCAAAGCCGCCCACCTCAACCCGATCGATGCCTTGCGGTATGAATGATATAGCCATCAGCGGTCAGCTTTCAGCTATCAGCCGTCAGGATACCGAATCCAGGGATCAGGGGAAAGATCTCGGGTTGTGCGTTACAAGGTGGGAGG from Desulfovibrionales bacterium encodes:
- a CDS encoding ABC transporter permease translates to MFISTSLRIALNALKANKMRSLLTMLGIIIGVAAVVVMVAIGSGASAKITAQIESVGSNLLIVIPGTTTAGGVRMGAGTVSTLTLADSEAIVHNCPSVARVAPVWGGVAQTVYGNQNWSTGVTGTTLSMFAIRDWTLTAGRFFTEQETKAAAKVALLGQTVVNNLFGGADPIGEIVRIKKMPMQVIGVLAVKGQSPRGDDQDDAIYVPITTAQKRLFGTHIPGTVRVIMVQAKDMNVMAKTEKEITDLLDQRHRIVKDADRDFTVRNLSEILAAAQAAYKTMSLLLGSIALVSLVVGGIGIMNIMLVSVTERTREIGIRMAVGAQESDILTQFLIESLVLSLLGGLIGVILGLTGAEIMAAMSDWPVLISWQALLLAFAFSAMVGIFFGFYPARKAAHLNPIDALRYE
- a CDS encoding ABC transporter ATP-binding protein → MTALIDTRNLTKIYRLGDIAVKALDNVSLSIDAAEFTAIMGHSGSGKSTFMNILGCLDRPTSGQYLLEGEDVSNLSTKQLATIRNRRIGFVFQGFNLLRRTSALENVELPLIYSNIPAKERRMKSLEALEIVGLSGHEHHHSNQLSGGQQQRVAIARALVNNPSIIMADEPTGNLDTRTSVEIMGVFRQLNSEQGITVIIVTHEPDIAAFTRRHIVFRDGRIIEDRPNEPRIGS